Below is a window of Thunnus maccoyii chromosome 16, fThuMac1.1, whole genome shotgun sequence DNA.
ACATCTGAAGCATGACAAGCAGACATAACTACACTGTCATTTCCTGTAAGGGGCCAAAAGCCAAAGCGTTTAGCAACCACTGGTTTAACCTTAAACTATACAGAGTAAATTTATAAGatgatcattattttattttgttattttaatctCGATAGTaactaaaactgtaaaataaatgtagtggagtaaaaagtacaatatttccctttgaaatgtggtggagagagcgtataaagtagcatcaaatggaaatactcaagtaaaatacaagtactgTACCTTaaaacttgagtaaatgtacttagttacattatGTAAGGTTACATACAGTTGTGCAGAAAGGCCTGTTTTAGCAAGTGCTTTGTTTCTCCTGCCATACTTTAAATAAGTAACCTCCTCTTAAATTACAAGAAGTCCAGTCTTTGGTGTGCAGAGTGTCTGCCcatgtctttgtctctgttgtgtGATCCCTGTGATTAAGTGTCCCTGTAATCCttacttgtttgtgtttgtatgcacCTACTGTGGTAAAGAATTTCCTCCTTGAGGACAAATGAACTAGATCTATATCTGTTCCACCACTGTTCTCGAGTACTGTTCAACATGAAGGAAAACTTGTAtaaataatgtgaaatgtgcCATAAAGGTTTGTAATTGAATTttgcacaataaaaaataagtaaatgtaactaaatacaactaattaaaacaacaaagcaaacttAATTCAGTCCACATGTTCAAACAAACACTCTCTGAAAACATGTtaagcacctttttttttatttattacgtCTGAGTGAGCgtttaatgaattaaaatgttactttttgtatgttttgatttcatttttagcATTAATGATAATTATCAAACGCTATAATGATTATAACATGCATGTTGTAGTCTTTTTTTGCCCCGTATAGTAGTGTTTGGTGCCCTCTACAGGTGAGCaagtacatttgttttattttcttgacCCGGAAATAGATTCGTCCCTGTCGGCCACACGTGTGAAAGGTAAGCAAATCTAAACCGGAGAAACGAAGGGTTTTAAAAGCAAATCTGCTGCTTAAGTTATTGAGCTTAGACATTtggttcatcatcatcattttgtttaGCCCGTTAGATCAGAGCTGGTGGCACAAAACAGCCTAAAAGTCAAGCTGACATCTGGAGTCTGTTCTTCACTTGCTAAACACTCAAGTAGAAAGTTATTTATCGCTGCTTATCGTCAGTTCCGACCATCAAGAAAAAGCAGAACCCAGTTTACTTCTGATATTTACCTTCAGACAACTTTACCACACGTGTATTTGTGTTGATCCTCGCAGTCCAGCCGGCTCCATCATGGGAAAGtccaaacaaacaggaaaccaCAAGAgcgacaagaagaagaacatagCGAAGACATGGAAGACAAAGCGCAGGACTAAAGACCTGGACCAGATCCACTCAGACATGAAGCCTGAAACAGCAGCCAAACTGCTGCATCAGGAGGTGGACTACGATGTCACAGGATGTGCACAACACTACTGCTTACACTGCGCGTAAGTACATCACTGTTTGTCCCGATGGAGCTCATGGACAAGATGAATAGACTCAAGTGACTCAATTCAGGCTTTCCATGCGTATAAAACCATTGCATTAAGTGTTATCTGTGAAAGCGGCAACAACAAATTGACTTGCCACTTAAAAGTGGTGGCATTTGAAAGTagtagagctgcagtgattagtcaattaatcagttagttgccaactattttgataatcggttaattgttttgaatcatgtttttgagaggaaaatttccaaattctcttattccagcttctcaaatgtgaatattttctggtttctttagtcctctatgacaagtaaactgaataacttttgggttgtggacaaaactagacatttgAGAATTTGGGAAATgatgatcgacatttttcaccattttatagaccagacaactgattaatcaagaaaatgatcgacagattaatcgatgatgaaaataagtGTCAGCTGCAGCCCTAGAGAGCAGCATTAGAAAATCTAGACGACTTGAATTGACTGCTCGTGTATAGTTTTGGAAAGTCTCCCTATGTTGTTGgtgaatttattcatttactgtataGCTTCTTGACACAGTGGCTCTTCATGTCTTGCAGGAGGTATTTTGTGGATATGAAATCCTTAAAAGAGCACTTCAAGACTAAAGTGCACAAAAAACGGTAAGGCACCAGCGTCTCAAACTATGTCACTCTATCTGCATTTGTATgttttgacttaaaaaaaaacaactcatcgCTCCCATTTCTTCTTGCTCAAATTCTGTCTGTGTGAGTTTGAGAGCTTACCTGTCTTTCTCCATCCAGCTTGAAACAGCTGAGAGAAGAGCCCTACACCcaggcagaggcagagagagcagcaggtatGGGCTCCTACATCCCTCCTAAAAAAGTTGAAGTGAAGACACAGTCTGTTGAAGAGGACATGGACTGAGAACTGCCCACTTTCACCTTTTGGACTGAATTTGCAGAAGCATTAATAAACATCTATAATGCTTCTGTTATCTCTTGCTGCCACAAATGCAtggttaaatgttttatttgtgacacataacatttgtttttgcaaCC
It encodes the following:
- the znf593 gene encoding zinc finger protein 593 produces the protein MGKSKQTGNHKSDKKKNIAKTWKTKRRTKDLDQIHSDMKPETAAKLLHQEVDYDVTGCAQHYCLHCARYFVDMKSLKEHFKTKVHKKRLKQLREEPYTQAEAERAAGMGSYIPPKKVEVKTQSVEEDMD